One Dermacentor albipictus isolate Rhodes 1998 colony chromosome 10, USDA_Dalb.pri_finalv2, whole genome shotgun sequence genomic window, CGTTCGCGCGGCCAAGAACCTCCGCGGTTGGTACTCTAGCTGTAGGCGCCGTTCCATCTTTTCTGCCGTGTATCGGGAAGCGTTCGACAGGGTGCGCCCGCGGCAGTGCTTGCCGCCGCTCGAGCTTCCCGACGGTACCCGCACGGCTACGCACCTCGAGTCGGCGGCCCTCCTACTGAGGACGCACGTGGCGGTGGACAATACCTCGTCCGACGGGCCCTGCCACGCAGCCATCAGggtgctcgcggcgtcgccctaTTGTACGCGGGTTAGCGACGCGCCTTTTACGGCGGCCGAACTGGAATGCGTCCTTCGAAAAATACTGGACACGTCAGCGCCCGGGCCGGATAAAATCACGCCCTATATCGTCAAGGGGCTCGCGCGGTCGCAGGGCGCTTTTCTGCTCGGGCTTTTCAACGCAGCGCTTGCTTTGGGATACTTCCCCCGCTACTGGCGTACGGGGAGAATAATTTTCATCCCAAAACCGCAACGCGCGCCCGATTTGCCCACCTCCTACAGACCCATCTGCGTGACGTCGGCACTGGGCAAAGTGCTTGAGCGACTCTTAAACGTCCGCTTATACTATTTTTTGAAGAGCGGTGGGCACCTGCACAACCAACAATATGGATTTACCCACGGCAGGAGTGCTGTCATGGCCCTTTACGCTTTAAAAACCCGCCTGCTCGCGCTCAAGGAGGCCAAGACACCGGCCATCCTCCTGTCCCTGGATTTTCGCGGCGCTTTTGATGGTGTGTGGCACCCCCTCGTCCTTAAATTCTTTAGGGATCGGAGGCTACCGGCCAACTTGTATCACCTACTCCGCTCTTTCCTTGCGGACCGCCGCGTTGTTTTCACCTCTCACGCGGGCGCGGTCGAGGCGAAGCCGTCGCTAGGCAGCCCTCAGGGTTCCCCTCTCTCTCCTCTTCTGTGGAATGTCATTGTCCATGGGCTCCTCGAGCTTCCCATGCCCGCCGGAGTGACCGCGCAAGCATACGCCGACGACACCATTCTTCTCATTTCGGCGACGACGCGTGACGCGCTCGGCGCGGCGGGCTCCGAGGCTCTTCGGCGGGTGGTAGCATGGGCTGAAAGCGTTAAGGTCTCCCTCAACATGGACAAGACATACTGTGTCCTGTTTTCCCATGGCCTCGGCGGTATGGAACGCGTCCACCCCACCATCCGCCTGGGCGCATCGGGAAGGGGCCTGAAATTCGTGGACGCTCTCAAGGTCTTGGGTGTGACTTTTGACAGGCGCCTCCACTTTTTCCACCACGCGGACGCCTTCAAAGTGAAGGCCGAACATCTGGCCTGCCGGGCGCTGACTTTCCTACAGAGGCAGGGTACCCTGCAGCCGGCGGCGTTGACCCGCCTTTACCACCAGATGATGCTGCCGGCCCTTACTTACGCGTCGGCAGTGTGGTGGTCCGCCAAGCCCGACTGCAGACTAAGCGCCCGCGTCACCACCATGCAGCGCACGATACTCCTGGCATTGTCGGACACGTATCGCACGACGCACACGGCCTCTCTTCAGGTTTTGATGAAGGTGCCGCCCCTGGCGCTGGAACTGGACAGGACCGCGGCGGAGTTTAAACTGTTCGCCCTGCGCGAGGCGGTCGAGTTCGGTGACCTCGCCTTTTCCCCGCGCGACATTCTCTACCCCGCCGACCCTTGGGGCGTCCACCCGGCATCGATACGcgcgttcttcttcacacaactGTCGGCGCTGGAGGCGCGCACCAGATCGCGTGCCGCGGGCCTCCATATCTACAGCGACGGCTCCTACACACCGCGATCATCCGGCGCCGCATTCGTCGTTCTCGGCCCGCGGCAACGGCTTGGGGCGGTGGGCCGTTTTCGAGTGTGCGCCGCGTCAAGCGCCTTTTGCGCCGAAGTGGTCGCCTTCGCGGAGGCGTTGTCTTACTTGAGCCGCCACCGGCCGACGGGCGTGATTTCAATGTATACTGATTGCCTTTCTTTGTTGCAAGCGGTTGCGACGCCCGGCTCTGTCGACCCCCGCATCGTCCGCATTCAGACTGCGCTCGGGGAGGTTGCCAGCCTGTCAGAGGTACACCTGTACCACGTGCCCGGGCATTGCGGGGTTTTCGGAAATGAACTTGCTGACTTCCTAGCGTCGCGTGCCGCTACGTGCGGGCTGGATCGAAGAGCGCCCATACCATTTCGTGCGGTTCGCAATGCGTTTAAGGCGGTCCAACGGGAGCGCTGGTCGCGGTCGTGGCGCGAAAACCACGCGGACACGGCGCTCTTTCGCTGGGTGCCGCGCCTCGAGGACACGCCGTCCTTTTTCCCCCCTCCGCGGGCTTTGGTTACCCTCTTAACGGGGCACGGCCGTTTCCCGTTTTATTTCTATCGTTTTGGCCTCGCACAAGACTCTCTGTGCCCATGCGGCTCCGAGTGTTTGTCCGTCGACCATTACTTGGGAGAATGTAGCCTTACCAGACCACTGGCCGCCTCTCTCGAACCGCAGAACTCTAACGCGCCTACACCTGCCTGTGCTCTTGCGCTCCAGCCGTAACAGAGCGCTCTTGATTCAAATCGTCCGCCTCATTAGCGACCACCTGCCTGACTACGTCCGATGATATCCTCACACTGCCATGATCATTCATGAGCGCCGGTGACCGCTTCCCGTTTGCGCGCCGACCGTGGCCGGGTGAGCTCGAGCGGTGCCCCCGGGGAGGAGTCGGGCGCCCCGCTGGTCACCTTTGGTTCGACGTGCGCGGCACCCATCGGGGTCAACTGGTCCGCGGGCCCTGGGGTTCTGTGACGAGGTTACTCCCGCGACCCCTCCTTCTGTCCAACACGCCCCCACTCCGCGCGCGCCCCCGCGGCGAGCCCCGCCACCGGCTCATACCCGCTGTATCCAACTCACGGCTGGGGGTTTGATTACAGCTCGCCGCATTTTCCTgatcatctgtttttttttttttcacgtacacAGACACATGTCGGTTTGCGGCGGCCGCTGTCGTCATGTCGACCGGAGACGGCGGGGCTTCGCACCCCTGACGACACGACCTCGCGCAACCGACCTGCAGTGCGACCTTTCGGTCGGTGTCCGAAAGACCGGTAACGCTGTGCTTTTGTCCTTTACCTTTGGCTTCTGCCGCTTTCTTCGAGGCCGGACGCGCCCCGTCATCGCAGGTTACGAGTCCCCGCTGGAGTCCGCCGTTACTGGGCTACTCGCCTACTTATGCGGCACTCAACACCCTCCGGCCCCTTCACGAGCACGGCGCCCTCCTCGGCCACACCGTCCTCCCGGCGCGCTGCCTCCTTGGTTGCTTGGAGCCTGGCGTCATGACCCGCATGTCGACCGTTCGCCTTTAGTTTGGCACGCCGTGCGGTGCGCGGTGCCTTCACCATACCCTCGCCTGACAGTGTGCCGGCCCGGTTCTCCaccacctccgggatcggcccagctTCACCCCTTCGGAGGACGTCCCGCGGATTTTTCTCGCTCGTCTTCCGTGAGAACCGGGAGAGCCTCTTGGTCATCGGCTGCCGTGCCGAATCCACCGTGGCAATCTCGATGCGGACTGGCCATGGCACAGTGACACCGTGTCCGCTTTGTGTTTTATATACTTTCGTGTGCTGTTTTCACTcggttttcttttcctctttgtttTTCCATTCCCTTTTATTTCTTGTCCCTCGTCCACACCTGACTCTGTTCCTTGTGTTCACGATGGACAGTTTATCCCTTTCTTGCCTCTCCTTTTCTTTATTCTTGccacttttccttctttcttttctttttttctttctttttcacatcaTTTGCATGGCGCTGTCCATGCCCTCTCGTCTCCGCCTCATTCCTTCATTAAATGACAGCCCTGTGCGAGGCTTTCTGCCCTCGCTGAGACGCCTTGGGACACATGTGCGTTACCTATGcccacacttttctttttccaattggcttttcttcACTAAATCATGCGCTTTGGGTATTACTTAAAaaccccttttcatttattttagatTGGCTTTAAACCAGGTATGCTCTTCTGCAGGTACAGGTTTTCCCCATCATTTCCTTTTGCATTGTTTTTAGTAAAACGGGGAATGAAGTCGGCCGGGGCGGTGAATCGCCACTTTCGTGTTTACTTATTCTcattctgcttttctttcttttcttttattttccctttACGGGGTTTGACGGGGAAGTAGTCGGCCGGGGCGGTGCAAGTGTCTGGCTGGCCGGCGGAATCGGGCTGCTGCTTTTTGCTCAAAAATCAAGGTATTTTGCATTCGGCACATCTAAATTTTAGTGGGGgttgtttttaaaggtatagGGACTTTATTCGTTGCGCAAACCGGGCGGGGAAGGCCTTTATTTTTGAATTCTGAGTGATTCCTTGCTCGGCCGGCCATCGGGCACAGGATGGCCAAGGCTCATACCTCTTGAGCCTGAGCCTGGCCATGTCAACCACCGCCCGAGACCATAGGGTCTCGCCGTCCCCGCCCGCAACGGCCAGCGCGGGTGCGTCGCCGAAATCGGTGTTTTCCGATGCCGGCGACGACATCCTCGCGGCAGTTGCGTTCCAGGAGGAGCCAACGGACCGGACCGCACCGCCTGCGGCGGGTGACGAAGAAGACCGACTGTCCTCGGTGTCCCAGACGACCGCGGTGGCGTCTCCCGCGCTCGCGGGCGATCGCGGCGCGCGGGGGCAGGCTCGCCTGCAGGAGATCTTGGACGAGGTCATGCTGTACTATGGGAACGCCGCGAACAAGGTCCCCGTCACGGCGCGCGCCGTCATCACGGCCCGGTTCGGTGAGATTGTCCGAATGTACTCCGACCTGCGGTCGGACGTGTCGGAGGAGCGGGGCGCGGCCGTCGCCCTGCGCGGCGAACTGGTCGAGGCGCGCCGGGAGGTCGCGGAGCTGCAGCGGCGGGCCATCGTCGCCGAGGGCCGCCTCGACGGCTCCATCGTGACGGCGCCCGGCCCGGGTGGTGCGCGACGCCTTTTCGACGCGTCCGCCGCGGCTGCCGGCTCGGGCCCTGGtgttccggccgcggcggcgggcGCCGTCAGCTACGCCGCGGCGCTGAGGGAGTCGCCCGCGGCGGGGGCGGGCGGCGTCGGACCGGCCATGGCGACGGGCAGCGCGCGGGCGGCGCCTACTTTCGATCACGTGGCGTTCCTCACGCCCACGGCCCCGACGACGACACCGGCGCGGGACGCCCTCCGATTGCCCAAGACCAACATCGACCCGGCCGCCAAGAACATCGGGGAGGTCACGCTGCCGCACACCAGGTATGGCCTGACGGTTTTTTCGCACGCGCGCGAATCTATCGATAACCTGAAGGCGGCCATCGCGGACAACTCGGTGACGCGCTCCTCGCTGCTAGTTCGCGTCGGCGAGAAGCGAAACCCTCATGTCAAGTTTAGCGAGATCGACCGAGACGTAGCGCCGGACGAGTTTATTCGCGTTCTGAACGAGAGGAACCCGGGCCTCGACCTGGACGTCGACGCGTGCAAAGTGCGCGTGACGTACAGGGAGCGGTCCGGCACGTGTGCCTACGTCGCGGAGGTAGACCCGCGCGCGTTCGAGCGCATCGTGCGGCGGCCCCGGTTATCTGTAGGCTGGACGGCGGTGCGGGCGGTGGAGGATTTGCACGTGCCTACGTGCACGTTCTGCGCCTCCTACGGGCACGGTAGAACGACGTGCCCGCACAAGGAGGACGCCTCGAAGGCGGTGTGTATGAAGTGTTGCGGCAACCACCTGGCCGGGACGTGGCCGTGACGTGCCGCGTGCAGATGGGGCAGCCGGAGGTCTGCTGTAACAAGTGTAAAAAGGCCTGCTGCGAGGCGTCCCACCCCGCGGGATTCCCCGAGTGCCCCAATCGCATGGAGCGGGTGGCTCGCCTCAGGGCCCGCACCAACTATGGCCCCCCGCGATAGAGCGGCGCGGGCGGCCGCGTGAGGGGGGGAGCCGTGGCCCTGGGGAAGCGGAGGGGGCCGGCGGCGCGATCCGCGTGTGTCAACTGACGCTCGATCACGTCCGTCGCGCGACGACGCTGCTGACGGACCACATGGCGCGCGAGGCCTGCGTGCTCGCGGCCGTCATGGATCCCTACACGCAGCGGGGCCAGCTCCCGAAGCTTCCGCCGGACTACCAGTCGTACGCGGCGGCCGACGGCCCGCTGTGTGCGATCGTCGTGCGCCGGCCGCCTTTCGACGTGTTCCCGACACGTCGACGATGGACGACTACAGGACGATGGACGACGTATTCGAACATCTCGCGCACGCCCTCGACCGGTGTCGCACGCCCGACATTCTGGTCATGGACGACTTCAACGCGCACAGCGTCCTGTGGGGCCCTCGCGAGGGAGACGACAGGGGCACTCGGCTGATCGAGTTCGCGGCGGCTGCGGGCCTCGTGGTCCTCAACGACGCGTCCTCGCCCCCGACGTACGTCACCAAATACGTCGATAGTTGGATTGACGGGACCCTCCCGTCGCCGACGCTCGTGCGGCGCGGCTGCACGTGGCGCGTTTCCGAACAAGAGACGCTGGCGGAGCACCGCCGCTTAGATATCGCCGTCCGCACCGGCGCGTGCGCGATTGGCAAGCGTCTCACCACCTACGGCAGGCGATTGTGGTTGGAGGCTGTCCGCAACTCGCGGTGGTTCACGAGCGCGGCGGGCGCGCGCGATCGCCAGGCCGGCCGCCCTGGACGCGGTCCTCGCGACATTTTACAATGTCATCGGTCGCGAGTGCGTCAAACAACTGCGGCCGGCGcgcgagcgggggggggggggggggaggcgggcgGCCGGTCGTGGTGGACGCCCGAGCTGGACGGCCGACGCAAGGTGGTCAACGCGATGCGGCGCCGTTTTCAGCGGTGTCGCTGCGATCAACTGCGGGCCCTCTTTCGCATGGACTACAGCAGGGCGCTGGCGAAGTACCGCCGCGAggtggcgcgcgcgaaggaggaGGCGGACAGAGAGGTCTGCGACCGGTGCAGCCGGCGGTCACTGTTTCAGGCCCCCTTCCGTCTGGCTTTCGGGGACTCCCGGTCGCACATAACGCTGCCTCCACTGACGCGGCCGGACGGCGGCCGGACGGCGAGCGTCTTCGAATCGGCGTCACTTTTGCTCAGCCATCTTTTCGAGTGCCACAGGGTCGCGCTGAAAAGATTCGCGCGGCGGTTGGCCGGCCGTACGCCACGGTCGAGAGGGAGCGGCCGTTCTCGCTGGGGGAAATCCAGGCCGTGCTCAGCAGAATGCCGCGCAGCTCCGCGCCGGTTCCGGATGGCCTAACGACCGAGGTCGCCTGCGATTTATTCGCCGCGCACCCGCGTTTCACGTGTATGATCATGAATGCGGCGCTGAGGTTGGGGTATTTTCCCAGGACATGGAGGAAGGGCAGATTGGTCTTCATCCAAAAGCCCGGCAAGCCGACGGATTCGCCGAGCTCGTACCGGCCGATCTGCATGACCTCCATCCTGGGGAAGGTGCTCGAGCGGCTCTTGCAGGGCAGGCTCTACTTTTTCGCCTCGTCGCGCGGTCACGTACACCCGCACCAGTACGGATTCATCCACGGACGATGCGCGGTGATGGCGCTGCACGCGTTGTGCGAGTAGATCAGGCGCCACAAAGCCGAGGGCACGCCCGTGGTGCTGATATCGCTGGACTTCCGGGGCGCTTTCCACAGTGTGTGGCACCCCCTCGTCACCAAATACTTCAGGGACCGCGGCTGTCCGGCCAATCTGGTCGGTCTGCTCGGGTCGTTTCTGGAGGGCCGCACCGTCGAGTACGCGTCGCACGCCGGTTCGGTCTCGGCGGAGACGTCGATCGGCAGTCCGCAGGGGTCGCCCATCTCCCCACTCCTGTGGAACGTGGTTGTGGACGGGCTGCTTCGGTTGCCGATGCCGCCCGGGGTGCGGGTACAGGCTTACGCCGACGACACCATTGTACTCGTGCCGGGCAAAAACAGGGCGCGCGTCATGGAggccgcggcggaggcgatgcGTCGCATCGAGCAGTGGACGATCGACTGCAAGCTAGCGCTCAACGGCGACAAAACATTCTGTGTCCTCTTCTCCTTCGGGAAGGGGGGCATGGAGAAGAGCCACCCGACCATCCGGTTGCAGGGCAGTACGAGGGGGATGCCATTTCGCTCGTCCGTGAAGCTCCTGGGCGTGGTGgtggacaggcgcctgtcctttTTCGAGCACGCCGAGCACCTGCAGCGGAAGGCGGAGACGCTCGCCATCAAGTCTCTGTCCTTCATGCGCATGCACACCGCCGTGGACTCCGCCCTGCGGCGCCGCCTATACCGACAGGTGCTCCTGCCGGCGGTAGCGTATGCGTCCCCCATATGGTGGTCGTCGTCGCCCGATTGCCGGCTCAAGGCCCGCATGACCACGGTGCAGCGCACCATGTTACTTGCGATCACGGGGGCGTATCGCACCACACGGACGGCCGCGCTGCAGGTGCTCGCCAACCAGCCGCCCATCGGGCTGGAGCTCGACAGGCTGAACGCGGAATTCGCCCTGTTCCGCATGCGCCGCGCGGTCACGTTCGGGGCACACACTTTCGCGCCCGACGAGGTGCAGTATCCGCACGATGTCTGGGGCGCCCATCCATCGGAGGCACGTGGGTATCCCTTCGCGCGGCTCGAAGTCGCGGCGGCTCGCGCGTGGTCGTCGGCACCGGGAACACACGTATACACCGACGGCTCCCACACGTCGCGGTCCGCGGGCGCGGCGGTGGTGGTGTTACGGCCGCGGGGATCGATAGTCGCCGTTCGAAAATTCCGCCTAACGGTCGCCTCGAGCGCCTATTGCGCCGAGGTGATAGCGCTTGCCGAGGCTCTCAATTATTTGGAGACACATGGGTGGCAGCCTCCGGCGCACAGTTACGTAGATAACCTGTCGCTCCTCGCCGCGCTGAGCAGCGTGGTCACTAGGGACGCGCGCGTCGCGAGTATTAAGGGCGCGCTGGACCGTCTGCAGAGACGGGGCGCCTTGTTGCTGTTCCACGTGTCCGCCCACCGGGGCATCTTTGGGAACGAGCTGGCACACTTGGCGGCGGGCTCTGCGGCGATCTCGGGCGTGGACCGAAGGTCGCACCGGTCCTTCCGCGTCGTGAGGGCCGCGTTCTCGGCCGCTGTGCGAGTGCGATGGGCCGTGGAGTGGCGCGGGGAGCACTCCGACACCGAACTCTACAAGTGGGTGCCGGACATCGCTCACATACCGCGGGACTTTCCGCCGTCTCGGCGGTTGGCATGTCTCATAACTGTCCACGGAAGGTTTCCCTATTACTTCCAGCGCTTCCGCATCTCGCAGGACGCGCGCTGCCCTTGCGGGGCGCCCTGCCGGGACGTGCGGCACTTTTTCGAGAGCTGCGCGAAGAACGTCAGCGACGAATGCGACGATGAGTGCGCCGGCCGCCGTTGAACCTGTTCGCGGCAACTCAGACGGCTGCACCCCGAACGTGTCGACGGCTGCACCCCGAACGCGTCACGTGTGGACATCCCAAGGCGGAACACTACCGAACTAGCAGCAGTGATAACACCGAGTGTGTCGATTTGTGTGCTAGCCGCTGTTGTTCCTGTTTTCAAgttcttcgtttcttttctttattgtattccctctctttctttttatagacTGTTTTTGTACACCCGCAAATGTGATTTCCTTCTGACTTTCACTTCGTGGattcttttctgttctttcctTTGTTCTGGTTTCATTTCTATTCTGTTCGTCTCTTTCGTTCGCATTGGGAATGGGTGGTATTTTTCACCTTTTTTATGGCATGCCCATGCCACCTTGCCTCTGCctcattctttctttattaaaagCCCGGCGCGAGGGCTTCTGAACCCGATGAGACGCCCTGGGACACCGACGCGTTACCTTGCCCATACATATTAATTTTCCAATTGGCCTTTTCCCAATAAAATTATGCACTTTGGTTATTAATTGAAAACCCCCATTCATTTATTTTAATTGGCTTTAAAGCTCGTATGCATTTTGCAGGTACAGGTTTTCCCCAAACTTTATTTTGACTTTGCTTTCGGGAATAAACGGGGAAGTAGTGGGCCAGGGCGGTACACACGCCACATGATAACTCGATAGCGCCTAGGCAAGATCAGTGCAACAAATTAGGCGGAAACTACAGTCCtgcatatttttcttgtttgaagggGCAGAGGTAAACGCGAGGACGGGTTGGAAAAAGGATTGTTGTATGGCGTTTTATTATACTGCGTGACCGTACGAAAGTGTCAGGAGCGCTGTTGCGTCCAGTTCACTGTATATGGCTCACTAGAGGCCAACAGAAATAACGTTTACTGTGACCGTAGGAGGCGCAAAACGTGCACGTGGGCACGTGCAAGTCCTCCACCGCCCACACCGCCGTCCAGCCTACCGACAATCGGGGCCGCTTCATAATGTGCGCGAACGCGGGCGGATCAACCTCCGCGACGTACGCGCACGTACCCGACCTCTCCCTGTACGTCACGCGCACCTTGCACGCGTCGACGTCCAGGTCGAGGCCCGGGTTCCTCTCATTAAGGACGCGTATGAATTCGTCCGGAGCGACGTCCGGGTCGACCCCGCTAAATTACCTGTGCGGGTTCCGCTTCTCGCCGAAGCGGACTAACAACGAGGAGCGCGTGACCGAGTTATCCTCGATGGCCGCCTTCAGATTGTCTATCGATTCGCGCGCGTGCGAAAAAACTGTCAGGCCGCACCTTGCGTGCCGCAGCGTGACCTCCCTGACGTTCTTGGCGGCCGGGTCGATGTTCGTCTTCAGTAGGCGCAGGGCATCCCGCGCCGGCGTCGTCGTCGGTGCCGTGGGCGTGAGGAAGGCCACGTGCTCGAACGTCGGCGCCGTCCGCGCGCCCCCGCCGCGGGCGACGCCCTCAGCGCCGCGGCGTAGCTGACGGCgcccgccgccgcggccggaacaCCAGGGCCCGAGCCGGCAGCCGCCGCGGACGCGCCGGGATCGCGTCCCGCGCTTCTTGGACCGGATGCCGTGACGATAGAGCCCTCGAGGCGCCCCTCGGCGACGATGACCCGTCGCTGCAGCGCCGCGACCTCCCGGCGCGCCTCAACCAACTCGCCACGCAGGGCGACGGTCGCGCCCCGCTCCATCGACACGTCCGACCGCAGGTCCGAGAACAGGTGGACGATCTCGTAGAGCCGGGTCGCGATGAAGCTGCGTGTCGCGACGGGTACCTTGTCCGCAGCATTCGAGCAGTATAGCTGGATTTCCTCCTCGATTTCGTGCAGGCGAGCCTGCCCCCGCTCGCCGCGGTCCCCCGCGAGCGTGGGAGACGCCACCGGGGTCGCCTGGGATACTGAGGACAGCCGGTCGTCTTCGTCTCCCGCCGCAGGCGGCGCGGTCCGGTCCGTGGTCTCTTCCTGTAACGCGATTGCCGCGAGGATGTCGTCGCCGGCATCGGAAAAATCCGATTTCGGCGACGCACCCGCGCTGGCCGTTCCAGGCGGAGACGGCAGTATTGGGCATGGCCGGGCTCAGGCTCaaagggtatgagccatggcCATCTTGTGCCCGATGGCCGGCCGAACAAGAATTAAATCACCCAAAAATCGAAAATAAGACCCTTCCCCGCCCGATTTCCACAACGATTGAGGTCCCTACACGTTTAAAAACAACCCCAGCTAAAATTTGAAAGTGCCAAATGCGAAATACCTTGTTTTTGGAGGAAAAAGCAAGAGCCCGATGCAGCCGGCCAGCCAGACACTTGCACGAGCGCGCTCGTGGAAGTGTGAGCCGCCGGGAAACGCCCCCGAATACCGCGGCAGCCCCCACCGACCACCGGAACTGGTCTACTTATAGGCGCGGCGTCCCGACGCACAGACGACAGACAACGACGCCGAGGGTGTTCCTGGCACTCGGCATCGGAAGCATCGAGCCGCCGGGAGACGCGTGCCCTCTCGGGCGCCTCGACGGCGTGTCCGGCGGCGTCCGGAACTGTCGCTGTTCACGTCGTTCTGAGACCCGGCCCCTCTTTCCTGTCACCTGTCCTCTTTCCTTCCTgtccttttatttttcatttttctttaatgtTCGCGCCGGGAGGCGCCCCCGAAGAGAGCTGTGACGCGGCCGGACGGGCCGAAGCTAGTAGGTGCGCCTCGGCAGTTCTAGACTCGTGACCATCTAAGCCGGGGGCGTCCCTGACGCCCGACGCCAGGTCCTGTACGTGTGCGACGCCAGGACGCGTCCCCTGGGATTTGTGGCGCCTCTGCCGCGCGGCGGACCCGACTCGTCGCGTCCGGGTGGCGAAGGCGTCGTCCGGAAGACCCAGGTCTGCGCGGGGACGTACCTGGCGGCTGGAGTCGTCACCTCGCGTCGAGTGTGCCGCCGGGAAACACCCCCGAAGTCCGCGGCGGCCCCCGTCGACCGGCGGACCTGCTTCACCTGTAGGTGTGGTGTACCGCTGCATGGACGAGAGAGACCGACGCCGGGGGTGTTCCTGGCACTCGGCATCGCAAGTGCCGAGCCGCCGCGTGTTGCGCGCCCTCTCGGGGGCGCGATGGCGTGCCTGACAGTGGCCGGAGGCGATCGCCGGCCTCGAAGAACATTTGTACCTGGACTGTCGTCACTTTCACCTTTTTCACTTTACTTTCCTTTATCGTTACTTCATTTATGGCATACCCTTGCCACCACGACTCACACCagtgcctcctctattttttcagTGCCTGGGCGAACGCTCTCCCCAGGCCGTCGGGCGcccgcgtcgccgccgccgcatGGCGGCGCTGTGTGAGTAGGATAGTAAGCTGGCGCTGACGGGCCGCGCGCAGTACGAAGCAGACGAATTCGTGTTTGCATCCGCGTTTGATTGCATTTCCGATTTTTCTCAGGCTTTTGCAGGTACGTATTCTGCATGCACTCTGTCCGGTCGCGCTGACAATGCGAAACTTGCATTCGTATTTCATAGtatccgttttcttttttct contains:
- the LOC135908034 gene encoding uncharacterized protein, whose product is MAREACVLAAVMDPYTQRGQLPKLPPDYQSYAAADGPLTMDDVFEHLAHALDRCRTPDILVMDDFNAHSVLWGPREGDDRGTRLIEFAAAAGLVVLNDASSPPTALAKYRREVARAKEEADREVCDRCSRRSLFQAPFRLAFGDSRSHITLPPLTRPDGGRTIRRHKAEGTPVVLISLDFRGAFHSVWHPLVTKYFRDRGCPANLVGLLGSFLEGRTVEYASHAGSVSAETSIGSPQGSPISPLLWNVVVDGLLRLPMPPGVRVQAYADDTIVLVPGKNRARVMEAAAEAMRRIEQWTIDCKLALNGDKTFCVLFSFGKGGMEKSHPTIRLQGSTRGMPFRSSVKLLGVVVDRRLSFFEHAEHLQRKAETLAIKSLSFMRMHTAVDSALRRRLYRQVLLPAVAYASPIWWSSSPDCRLKARMTTVQRTMLLAITGAYRTTRTAALQVLANQPPIGLELDRLNAEFALFRMRRAVTFGAHTFAPDEVQYPHDVWGAHPSEARGYPFARLEVAAARAWSSAPGTHVYTDGSHTSRSAGAAVVVLRPRGSIVAVRKFRLTVASSAYCAEVIALAEALNYLETHGWQPPAHSYVDNLSLLAALSSVVTRDARVASIKGALDRLQRRGALLLFHVSAHRGIFGNELAHLAAGSAAISGVDRRSHRSFRVVRAAFSAAVRVRWAVEWRGEHSDTELYKWVPDIAHIPRDFPPSRRLACLITVHGRFPYYFQRFRISQDARCPCGAPCRDVRHFFESCAKNVSDECDDECAGRR